GAATCTACATCTGCTGTTGGCGTCTCGTTTTTAGAAGCTGCAGCCACAGAAATGGCAGCGCTTTCTGCAGCACTAATTGTTCCTATAGCGTCAGTGAGATCCTTTATTATTATGATAATTGTAATGCTGTTCGTTAGCCTCTGTATCGCGCTTTTCCTACTACCTGCTTTCTACGCTATCTGGGCTAAAGAAAAGGTTAAGGGCGTTGTTATTGAGTAGTACTAATTACTTCGGCTTAAACCTGTAAAATACTCTTTCATCTTCAAGCCGAATGACTTTTAATTCTACTCTCATACCGATCTCGCAATCCTCATATTTTACATCATCAATTCTTGATAGAATTTTTAAATCGATGCCATCTAATTTTACTATTCCTATAACAAAAGGAACTTCTTTCTCCATACCTAAAGGCGCGCCAAGTACCATAGCTGTGTAAGCAAACAGCTCGCCTTCTTTA
The nucleotide sequence above comes from Candidatus Thermoplasmatota archaeon. Encoded proteins:
- a CDS encoding Zn-ribbon domain-containing OB-fold protein — its product is MSATIPLPYMLDFYPLEDEKFTRIHQFFTNLKAGKFTTTRCKKCSTILWQPRVVCSECFSTELEWIELPKEGELFAYTAMVLGAPLGMEKEVPFVIGIVKLDGIDLKILSRIDDVKYEDCEIGMRVELKVIRLEDERVFYRFKPK